GTTGATTATAATTTGCATGGAATGGGGCACCTACATGTATCAAAGATGAAGTTCCGCCATCCAGTAccacatgtttttaccaagaagAAGTTGACTTATGATGGGCAACATAAACAGCAGATGGATAACTCTTTTATGGCTACTAACTCTAAGGTTGTTGTTGTTAAACATGAGCTCTGTGGTATGAATATATGATATTCTCACTTGGCTATGTTATGTGGCAATCGGTCAGGCAGATTCAAGTGGTGACGCTTGTCTAGAGTCACCAATCTGGCTTTCATCCGTCATTCCCGATACTTGGATGTGGCATTTCCCGAGTCAAGATCTGGAGGATAGCCTTGCTAAACGTCAGAGTGTCTGTGAACTTGAAGGAGATGCTGCTATTGATGGTTAGTCGTGTCAGTTTTATGCAGCATCCTAGAACATGTTCATTACTGATAATGTTAATTTAAATTTTGACAGATATTCTTAATCAGCAATATAAGTTGTACTCATCCCTGTCACAAACCCTTTCTGATGTTCGAATGGTCCAGTCACTCATACCAATTTGGGAGGTCTTGTTCCGTTGTTCGATTTTTCTTCCACGCAGCCATAAGTTATTATGTTTCACTTTGTTTTTCACTGTTACAGGAATTTGAGAGAACTGGAATGCATACGGAAACCATATCGTCTGATCCCGAAAAACCGAGCCCGCAGAATGGTTTGAGTGCATTATCGAATAAAATCGAGTTTGAAAACAAGCTATCGGAATTGTGTGATGCAGGAAATTCCTTACCTTGTACTCCTGTCAATAATGATCAAATGTTATCACAATCTGTAAGATCTTCAAGTGATGGCAAAGACGTGATTGAAAGTAGCAAACATGTACAGTCATTAAACAAAATGGATATTGTGTCATCACAGTGCCGCTATAGCGCAGAAGATCCTGAAGCTTTGAGACTTCTGAATTGGCTAGCATCTTCTCAGGCTGCAGAAGATATAAACTCCGATGATGAACTTAGACGGGAAACCATTTTAAGCCCGTTAATGCCCGCAACAACAATTGACGAGGTACTGGAAAAAGCTGATATGGACTTTATAAGTGCATCCCAACAAGAATGTCAAGACATCCTTGATTCTGTTCAAGATGTAACTGATGTAGAATGTAAAACTAAAAGTGAAACCGAAACCTCTGCTACAGCTCTTGATTGTAATTATTATTCTCCTCAATTATCATCCAAGGAAGAGATCCCTCAAGTGGATAGTAAAAAACCTATTTATCATACTAAAAAGACACCTAAGACAGAGAAGAGCAAAGGAAAACGTCCGCTTTGGGGGTCTTTGCCTTTGTGTTCAACTGAAAATGCAAATGATGGCCAGTCAGCGGATGCGAAAGTTGGTAGATGTGACAGTGAAATAAGTATTGGTACAGTAACTGGTGCAGGAAGTACAATCGTTGGATGCTCTGTTCGGGATCTGATGAGGAGAAAACGTTACCATCGAGTCGAGCCTTCGAAAGTCGAAATTCATCATGATGTAAAGGCTGCACCAGACAAAGAATCTAACGAAAGTATGGACTTGACGTATGAAGTCCCTGCAGTTGGAACATCTTCAACGCTTACCCCTGGTTCAGATGTGAATAAGGCTGAAGAAAAAGGTCTGGACCTTGCTCTATGGCATCTTTCTTGACTATTCTAATTGTTTGACGCAAGTGATGCCTAATTTATTTTCTGTATCATGTAGTTGAGGATAAAGACGTTGACGAGTGTGCCCCTTTCGTTGACGGGGACAATCAAGAAGCTATACACACTGGGTCTAAACCAGACGACTCCATTTCTCATCAAGAACAATCCATGGGTACTCCTACGCATTACCGTGATGATGGTTCCTGTTTCTACATGTTGACTCCTTCCTTTTTACCTCCATCAACAGATGAGGTTAATAAATGGCTATTTCATAATGAGACTGGTACTGGTGCAACCAATTTTAGATGGAAGTTTATAACTTTATATTAATCAGGAACTGTTCTTATATTGACTCTTTGATGTTAGATGTCTTGAAAGAAAATGTAAACGCGTTAACAGAAGAATCTTTATCGCCGAAGGGTAAAGTCTTTGTATTGTTTTCAAGGGACAAAATATCACATATATAATTCTTTAATTTTTGCAGGCTCTATTGGCCATGGTGTGGATTCACAAAATGTTTCTGCTGGCATGCGTAATGAGCCTCCTGTGGACCCCACCTCAGTGTCTACCATTAAAACTAGTTTGGATCATGCAAAAACACCAGATGTCTCTCAGTTATCAGGCCCTGAATGCAAAAAGCTTACGCCTTTGAGTCAGGCAGGCTTTAGGGATCCTGCAAGCATCGGTGCAGGACAGCAGCTGACTATGTTTAGTATCGAGGTTCTGTTGGTTTTTTATGACATTATTTTTGAAAGTTGAACCATATGACCCTTGTATgcttcaaggaaatgattgatATGTGGACTAACGTGACACTTGTTGACAGGTGCAAGCAGAATCTAGGGGAGACTTGAGACCAGACCCCCGATTCGATGCCATCAATTTCATAGTAGTTGTTATCGAGGAAGATGATGAGCTTGCAATCAGTAGTTATGTTCTCTTGCGTAGTGAGATGACAGCTGTTAGAAGGTGCGTCATTTTTGTTGAGATCATGTAATGTTAAATCCAAATTGAGTAATTCTTTTTATGTTGGATATGGAAAATAATCATGTAAGTGTTTTCCTCTATCGATTAAAGCTTGTTTTTGCATTTTGAATGGCAGAGCAAGTTTATTATCAAAAAATTGTTTATAGTTAAAGACTTATCTAATCTAACATGGAATTTTGCTGCACAGAAATATGGACGGTATAAGTGGTTGCACGTTTATACTTTGCAGCCAAGAGAAGCAGCTGTTCAATGAGTTCATGAAAATCATGAGTATTTACGATCCAGATATACTAATGGGCTGGGATATCCAAGGCGGTTCAGTTGGTTTCTTAGCTGAACGAGCTGCATTTTTGGGAATCGGATTGCTTAACAAAATATCTCGAACACCATCACAACCAGTTTCAAATGCAGAAGTTTCAGATATTCCAGATGAAGTAATGACGGGTGATGTGCTCCCTGAAGCGTGTAATTCTCAAACCGATATGCTAAACGAGGCAATCATTGAGGATGAGTGGGGCCGAACCCATGCAAGTGGGGTCCATGTCGGTGGTAGAATCGTCCTTAACGTTTGGCGTCTGGTTCGCAGTGAAGTTAAGCTTAATATATACACAGCTGAAGCAGTGGCAGAAGCGGTTCTTAGACGAAAAATTCCTTTTATTCATTGCAGAACGTTGACAAAGTGGTTTGCTAGTGGTCCTGGGAAAGCAAGATATAGATGTATAGAATATATTATTGAGAGGGCAAAATTGAACTTTCAAGTGATGAATCAACTCGATATGGTATTGCATTCAACTTTCATGTGTTCATTATGTATTTGAATAGGATAGATTTATTATTTATACTGTATTTTCATACGCAGTACCTCTTGTGTGTATGCAGATAAACAGGACATCAGAGCTTGCGCGTGTGTTTGGTATCGATTTCTTTTCTGTTCTTTCAAGAGGTTCCCAGTACCGTGTTGAATCTATGTTAGTGCGATTGGCACACACACAGAATTATCTTGCGATTTCTCCTGGAAGCCAACAGGTTTTTGCTCAACTGCAATGTGGTctgcaaatgttttgaactctaTCAGACCGGTTTTGAGTCGAACCGGCTGGTTGGACTGGGAGCCGGTGGTCGGACCGGAAAACCGGCTGGTTGAACCGTATTTTTATTAAAAAGTTTCCAATTTTACACTATTTATTTCTATAATTATGACGGCATCACCCGGTTCTTATATCCGGTTCGACTGGTTTGACCGGCCCAGCTATTGGACCGGAAAGGATATCTGTTCGATGTTCGACGTCCGGTCCGGTCCTGAAAACACTACCTGCATTTATTTCGGTTTTTGTTATCTATTTTTTGGTTTGGTATATTGGCGTTTGGCAGTTACTAAGATACTTGTTTGTCAACTAGGTTGCTTGTCAACCAGCAATGGAATGCTTGCCACTTGTTATGGAGCCAGAATCTGGGTTCTACGCAGATCCAGTTATCGTTTTAGATTTTCAGTCTCTATATCCATCAATGGTCATTGCCTACAATCTCTGCTTCTGTACATGCCTCGGAAAGGTTTCACCATCGAAGCCAAATACGCTTGGTGTTACTTCATACACGCCAGACCCAAAAGTACTACGCGGATTGAAGCATGACGTTCTACTTACTCCAAATGGTGTAATGTATGTGCCTTCAAAGGTCCGGAAAGGTGTACTACCTCGATTACTTGATGAGATATTGTCAACACGAATTATGGTTAAGCAGGCAATGAAGAAGTTGTCCCCTTCAGATAAAGTACTTCATCGGGTACGTCATCAGTCATCACTACTCACTATAGTCAACCTTTTCTATGTGCCCATAGATGTGATTTATTTGGGTTACGCTATATAAGTTGTTGAACAAATTACAAGTTGTTTTCAGATTTATAATGCAAGACAGCTTGCATTGAAGCTAATAGCAAATGTGACATATGGATATACAGCTGCTGGTTTTAGTGGTCGCATGCCTTGCGCTGAACTTGCAGACAGTATTGTTCAGTGTGGGCGTAGAACACTTGAGAACGCTATTTTACATGTGAACACACATGATAAGTGGAAGGCTAAAGTTATATATGGTGATACTGATAGGTATGCTGTTTATCTAATCCATTTACAACCAACCATGTAAAATGTTTAGTTTTTTATACAGTATTCATGTTGGTTGCATCTGCGTTTCAGCATGTTTGTACTCGTACCAGGACGTTCTGTGAGTGAAGCGTTACAAATCGGAAACGAAATAGCATCGGCTGTAACCAAGATGAACCCTAGTCCAGTTGTACTGAAAATGGAGAAGGTGTACCATCCTTGCTTCCTTCTTACAAAGAAGAGATATGTTGGTTATAGTTATGAGAAGCCTGACCAACTCAAACCCGTCTTTGATGCTAAAGGTATTGAGACCATACGCAGAGATACATGTGCAGCTGTTTCCAAGACAATGGAGCGTTCCTTGCGAAACTATTTTGAAAATCAGGAGATTAGTAAGGTACGCTTTGCTACATAGTTTATTGAGTTAGTTACAcagatagtccttgtggtttattGAAAGTAACACCTTTGAGTACCAACTTTTTTTTTGTGACAGGTTCAGGTTCTTTGGTTTCATttttgtaacacctttgagtATTATGGCTAATTGCCGTTAGTTTTTCTGTTAAATCACTGTAAaaggactaaaatacccttatataATTTTCTTGTAGCgtattttataatatattttttttttataaatataatgaggttttatatttttttagagttaattacacaaatagtCTTTGTTGTTTATTGAAAGTAACGACTGAGTACTAACAGAAAATtatataagggtattttagttattttacactgatttaacagaaaaattaaTGGCAGTTAGCCTTAATactcaaaggtgttacaaaatcgAAACCATAGAACTTGAACCTGTTACTAAAAAAGTTAGTACTCAAAGGTGATACTttcaataaaccagaaggactatctatgtaattaactctagcTTATTTATTCAAATATTTATCTACAGGTGAAATCATACTTGGTACGTCAATGGTCACGTATTTTATCCGGCAGAGTTTCAATTCAAGATTTTATTTTTGCAAAGGAAGTTCGCCTAGGTACATACAGTTCACGTGTTTCTTCCTTACCACCATCAGCAATAGTAGCTATCAAAGCTATAAAAGCCGACCCTCGGGCTGAACCACGGTATGCAGAACGAAT
The Helianthus annuus cultivar XRQ/B chromosome 6, HanXRQr2.0-SUNRISE, whole genome shotgun sequence genome window above contains:
- the LOC110910694 gene encoding DNA polymerase zeta catalytic subunit isoform X2, which translates into the protein MGHLHVSKMKFRHPVPHVFTKKKLTYDGQHKQQMDNSFMATNSKADSSGDACLESPIWLSSVIPDTWMWHFPSQDLEDSLAKRQSVCELEGDAAIDDILNQQYKLYSSLSQTLSDVRMVQSLIPIWEEFERTGMHTETISSDPEKPSPQNGLSALSNKIEFENKLSELCDAGNSLPCTPVNNDQMLSQSVRSSSDGKDVIESSKHVQSLNKMDIVSSQCRYSAEDPEALRLLNWLASSQAAEDINSDDELRRETILSPLMPATTIDEVLEKADMDFISASQQECQDILDSVQDVTDVECKTKSETETSATALDCNYYSPQLSSKEEIPQVDSKKPIYHTKKTPKTEKSKGKRPLWGSLPLCSTENANDGQSADAKVGRCDSEISIGTVTGAGSTIVGCSVRDLMRRKRYHRVEPSKVEIHHDVKAAPDKESNESMDLTYEVPAVGTSSTLTPGSDVNKAEEKVEDKDVDECAPFVDGDNQEAIHTGSKPDDSISHQEQSMGTPTHYRDDGSCFYMLTPSFLPPSTDEVNKWLFHNETDVLKENVNALTEESLSPKGSIGHGVDSQNVSAGMRNEPPVDPTSVSTIKTSLDHAKTPDVSQLSGPECKKLTPLSQAGFRDPASIGAGQQLTMFSIEVQAESRGDLRPDPRFDAINFIVVVIEEDDELAISSYVLLRSEMTAVRRNMDGISGCTFILCSQEKQLFNEFMKIMSIYDPDILMGWDIQGGSVGFLAERAAFLGIGLLNKISRTPSQPVSNAEVSDIPDEVMTGDVLPEACNSQTDMLNEAIIEDEWGRTHASGVHVGGRIVLNVWRLVRSEVKLNIYTAEAVAEAVLRRKIPFIHCRTLTKWFASGPGKARYRCIEYIIERAKLNFQVMNQLDMINRTSELARVFGIDFFSVLSRGSQYRVESMLVRLAHTQNYLAISPGSQQVACQPAMECLPLVMEPESGFYADPVIVLDFQSLYPSMVIAYNLCFCTCLGKVSPSKPNTLGVTSYTPDPKVLRGLKHDVLLTPNGVMYVPSKVRKGVLPRLLDEILSTRIMVKQAMKKLSPSDKVLHRIYNARQLALKLIANVTYGYTAAGFSGRMPCAELADSIVQCGRRTLENAILHVNTHDKWKAKVIYGDTDSMFVLVPGRSVSEALQIGNEIASAVTKMNPSPVVLKMEKVYHPCFLLTKKRYVGYSYEKPDQLKPVFDAKGIETIRRDTCAAVSKTMERSLRNYFENQEISKVKSYLVRQWSRILSGRVSIQDFIFAKEVRLGTYSSRVSSLPPSAIVAIKAIKADPRAEPRYAERIPYVVIHAEPGARLVDMVVNPMELLAIDSPYRLNDMYYINKQIIPALQRVFGLVGVDIRQWFLDMPRPVRESVGKNQSYGPNSNRTRIDYYYLSKHCIMCGEKVQASAAPLCGKCSKNGAAVAVAVTARTGKMEREIQHLAAICRHCGGGDWVIESGIKCTSLACSVFYERQKVRKELRFFSNFATESGLYPKCMAEWF
- the LOC110910694 gene encoding DNA polymerase zeta catalytic subunit isoform X4, translated to MEDSQPDSKIFSVRIVSIDYYMSPPIQGLDFCYSRFQGGKVNEVPVIRVYGSTPAGQKTCLHIHRALPYLYVPCSDIVQQPDQEGDACVQVICNALEKALKLKGSAGSKRQHVHGCSLVHARRFYGYDESEQLFAKLYLYHPQDVSRASKLLLGGSVLEKSLQPHESHIPFLLQFLVDYNLHGMGHLHVSKMKFRHPVPHVFTKKKLTYDGQHKQQMDNSFMATNSKADSSGDACLESPIWLSSVIPDTWMWHFPSQDLEDSLAKRQSVCELEGDAAIDDILNQQYKLYSSLSQTLSDVRMVQSLIPIWEEFERTGMHTETISSDPEKPSPQNGLSALSNKIEFENKLSELCDAGNSLPCTPVNNDQMLSQSVRSSSDGKDVIESSKHVQSLNKMDIVSSQCRYSAEDPEALRLLNWLASSQAAEDINSDDELRRETILSPLMPATTIDEVLEKADMDFISASQQECQDILDSVQDVTDVECKTKSETETSATALDCNYYSPQLSSKEEIPQVDSKKPIYHTKKTPKTEKSKGKRPLWGSLPLCSTENANDGQSADAKVGRCDSEISIGTVTGAGSTIVGCSVRDLMRRKRYHRVEPSKVEIHHDVKAAPDKESNESMDLTYEVPAVGTSSTLTPGSDVNKAEEKVEDKDVDECAPFVDGDNQEAIHTGSKPDDSISHQEQSMGTPTHYRDDGSCFYMLTPSFLPPSTDEVNKWLFHNETDVLKENVNALTEESLSPKGSIGHGVDSQNVSAGMRNEPPVDPTSVSTIKTSLDHAKTPDVSQLSGPECKKLTPLSQAGFRDPASIGAGQQLTMFSIEVQAESRGDLRPDPRFDAINFIVVVIEEDDELAISSYVLLRSEMTAVRRNMDGISGCTFILCSQEKQLFNEFMKIMSIYDPDILMGWDIQGGSVGFLAERAAFLGIGLLNKISRTPSQPVSNAEVSDIPDEVMTGDVLPEACNSQTDMLNEAIIEDEWGRTHASGVHVGGRIVLNVWRLVRSEVKLNIYTAEAVAEAVLRRKIPFIHCRTLTKWFASGPGKARYRCIEYIIERAKLNFQVMNQLDMINRTSELARVFGIDFFSVLSRGSQYRVESMLVRLAHTQNYLAISPGSQQVACQPAMECLPLVMEPESGFYADPVIVLDFQSLYPSMVIAYNLCFCTCLGKVSPSKPNTLGVTSYTPDPKVLRGLKHDVLLTPNGVMYVPSKVRKGVLPRLLDEILSTRIMVKQAMKKLSPSDKVLHRIYNARQLALKLIANVTYGYTAAGFSGRMPCAELADSIVQCGRRTLENAILHVNTHDKWKAKVIYGDTDSMFVLVPGRSVSEALQIGNEIASAVTKMNPSPVVLKMEKVLRPYAEIHVQLFPRQWSVPCETILKIRRLVR
- the LOC110910694 gene encoding DNA polymerase zeta catalytic subunit isoform X1 — protein: MEDSQPDSKIFSVRIVSIDYYMSPPIQGLDFCYSRFQGGKVNEVPVIRVYGSTPAGQKTCLHIHRALPYLYVPCSDIVQQPDQEGDACVQVICNALEKALKLKGSAGSKRQHVHGCSLVHARRFYGYDESEQLFAKLYLYHPQDVSRASKLLLGGSVLEKSLQPHESHIPFLLQFLVDYNLHGMGHLHVSKMKFRHPVPHVFTKKKLTYDGQHKQQMDNSFMATNSKADSSGDACLESPIWLSSVIPDTWMWHFPSQDLEDSLAKRQSVCELEGDAAIDDILNQQYKLYSSLSQTLSDVRMVQSLIPIWEEFERTGMHTETISSDPEKPSPQNGLSALSNKIEFENKLSELCDAGNSLPCTPVNNDQMLSQSVRSSSDGKDVIESSKHVQSLNKMDIVSSQCRYSAEDPEALRLLNWLASSQAAEDINSDDELRRETILSPLMPATTIDEVLEKADMDFISASQQECQDILDSVQDVTDVECKTKSETETSATALDCNYYSPQLSSKEEIPQVDSKKPIYHTKKTPKTEKSKGKRPLWGSLPLCSTENANDGQSADAKVGRCDSEISIGTVTGAGSTIVGCSVRDLMRRKRYHRVEPSKVEIHHDVKAAPDKESNESMDLTYEVPAVGTSSTLTPGSDVNKAEEKVEDKDVDECAPFVDGDNQEAIHTGSKPDDSISHQEQSMGTPTHYRDDGSCFYMLTPSFLPPSTDEVNKWLFHNETDVLKENVNALTEESLSPKGSIGHGVDSQNVSAGMRNEPPVDPTSVSTIKTSLDHAKTPDVSQLSGPECKKLTPLSQAGFRDPASIGAGQQLTMFSIEVQAESRGDLRPDPRFDAINFIVVVIEEDDELAISSYVLLRSEMTAVRRNMDGISGCTFILCSQEKQLFNEFMKIMSIYDPDILMGWDIQGGSVGFLAERAAFLGIGLLNKISRTPSQPVSNAEVSDIPDEVMTGDVLPEACNSQTDMLNEAIIEDEWGRTHASGVHVGGRIVLNVWRLVRSEVKLNIYTAEAVAEAVLRRKIPFIHCRTLTKWFASGPGKARYRCIEYIIERAKLNFQVMNQLDMINRTSELARVFGIDFFSVLSRGSQYRVESMLVRLAHTQNYLAISPGSQQVACQPAMECLPLVMEPESGFYADPVIVLDFQSLYPSMVIAYNLCFCTCLGKVSPSKPNTLGVTSYTPDPKVLRGLKHDVLLTPNGVMYVPSKVRKGVLPRLLDEILSTRIMVKQAMKKLSPSDKVLHRIYNARQLALKLIANVTYGYTAAGFSGRMPCAELADSIVQCGRRTLENAILHVNTHDKWKAKVIYGDTDSMFVLVPGRSVSEALQIGNEIASAVTKMNPSPVVLKMEKVYHPCFLLTKKRYVGYSYEKPDQLKPVFDAKGIETIRRDTCAAVSKTMERSLRNYFENQEISKVKSYLVRQWSRILSGRVSIQDFIFAKEVRLGTYSSRVSSLPPSAIVAIKAIKADPRAEPRYAERIPYVVIHAEPGARLVDMVVNPMELLAIDSPYRLNDMYYINKQIIPALQRVFGLVGVDIRQWFLDMPRPVRESVGKNQSYGPNSNRTRIDYYYLSKHCIMCGEKVQASAAPLCGKCSKNGAAVAVAVTARTGKMEREIQHLAAICRHCGGGDWVIESGIKCTSLACSVFYERQKVRKELRFFSNFATESGLYPKCMAEWF
- the LOC110910694 gene encoding DNA polymerase zeta catalytic subunit isoform X3; protein product: MWHFPSQDLEDSLAKRQSVCELEGDAAIDDILNQQYKLYSSLSQTLSDVRMVQSLIPIWEEFERTGMHTETISSDPEKPSPQNGLSALSNKIEFENKLSELCDAGNSLPCTPVNNDQMLSQSVRSSSDGKDVIESSKHVQSLNKMDIVSSQCRYSAEDPEALRLLNWLASSQAAEDINSDDELRRETILSPLMPATTIDEVLEKADMDFISASQQECQDILDSVQDVTDVECKTKSETETSATALDCNYYSPQLSSKEEIPQVDSKKPIYHTKKTPKTEKSKGKRPLWGSLPLCSTENANDGQSADAKVGRCDSEISIGTVTGAGSTIVGCSVRDLMRRKRYHRVEPSKVEIHHDVKAAPDKESNESMDLTYEVPAVGTSSTLTPGSDVNKAEEKVEDKDVDECAPFVDGDNQEAIHTGSKPDDSISHQEQSMGTPTHYRDDGSCFYMLTPSFLPPSTDEVNKWLFHNETDVLKENVNALTEESLSPKGSIGHGVDSQNVSAGMRNEPPVDPTSVSTIKTSLDHAKTPDVSQLSGPECKKLTPLSQAGFRDPASIGAGQQLTMFSIEVQAESRGDLRPDPRFDAINFIVVVIEEDDELAISSYVLLRSEMTAVRRNMDGISGCTFILCSQEKQLFNEFMKIMSIYDPDILMGWDIQGGSVGFLAERAAFLGIGLLNKISRTPSQPVSNAEVSDIPDEVMTGDVLPEACNSQTDMLNEAIIEDEWGRTHASGVHVGGRIVLNVWRLVRSEVKLNIYTAEAVAEAVLRRKIPFIHCRTLTKWFASGPGKARYRCIEYIIERAKLNFQVMNQLDMINRTSELARVFGIDFFSVLSRGSQYRVESMLVRLAHTQNYLAISPGSQQVACQPAMECLPLVMEPESGFYADPVIVLDFQSLYPSMVIAYNLCFCTCLGKVSPSKPNTLGVTSYTPDPKVLRGLKHDVLLTPNGVMYVPSKVRKGVLPRLLDEILSTRIMVKQAMKKLSPSDKVLHRIYNARQLALKLIANVTYGYTAAGFSGRMPCAELADSIVQCGRRTLENAILHVNTHDKWKAKVIYGDTDSMFVLVPGRSVSEALQIGNEIASAVTKMNPSPVVLKMEKVYHPCFLLTKKRYVGYSYEKPDQLKPVFDAKGIETIRRDTCAAVSKTMERSLRNYFENQEISKVKSYLVRQWSRILSGRVSIQDFIFAKEVRLGTYSSRVSSLPPSAIVAIKAIKADPRAEPRYAERIPYVVIHAEPGARLVDMVVNPMELLAIDSPYRLNDMYYINKQIIPALQRVFGLVGVDIRQWFLDMPRPVRESVGKNQSYGPNSNRTRIDYYYLSKHCIMCGEKVQASAAPLCGKCSKNGAAVAVAVTARTGKMEREIQHLAAICRHCGGGDWVIESGIKCTSLACSVFYERQKVRKELRFFSNFATESGLYPKCMAEWF